From Chionomys nivalis chromosome 21, mChiNiv1.1, whole genome shotgun sequence, a single genomic window includes:
- the Ctrl gene encoding chymotrypsin-like protease CTRL-1, giving the protein MVLLSLTLSLVLLGSSWGCGVPAIKPALSYSQRIVNGQNAVPGSWPWQVSLQETNGFHFCGGSLISQNWVVTAAHCGVVAGRHLVVLGEYDRSSNAEPVQVRSISKAITHPNWDPNTLNNDVTLLKLASPAQYTAQISPVCLASSNEALPEGLKCVTTGWGRTSGVGNATPACLQQAALPLVTVNQCRQYWGSGVTDSMICAGASGVSSCQGDSGGPLVCQKGNAWVLIGIVSWGTENCNVQAPAVYARVSKFSTWINQVIAYN; this is encoded by the exons GCTGTGGTGTTCCTGCCATCAAACCTGCATTGAGCTACAGCCAGAGGATTGTCAATGGGCAGAACGCAGTGCCAGGCTCCTGGCCCTGGCAGGTGTCTCTACAG GAAACGAATGGCTTCCACTTCTGTGGTGGTTCTCTCATCAGCCAGAACTGGGTAGTCACTGCTGCCCACTGTGGAGTCGT TGCTGGACGACACTTAGTTGTTTTGGGAGAATATGACCGATCTTCCAATGCCGAGCCTGTGCAAGTGCGCTCCATCTCGAAG GCCATCACACACCCTAACTGGGACCCCAACACTCTGAACAATGATGTGACCCTCCTGAAGCTTGCCTCACCAGCCCAGTACACGGCACAAATCTCACCGGTCTGCCTGGCTTCTTCCAATGAGGCACTGCCTGAAGGCCTCAAATGTGTCACCACTGGCTGGGGCCGCACCAGTGGTGTGG GCAACGCGACGCCAGCATGCCTGCAGCAAGCAGCTCTACCCCTGGTCACTGTGAACCAGTGCCGGCAGTACTGGGGCTCAGGTGTTACTGACTCCATGATCTGTGCAGGAGCGTCGGGCGTCTCTTCATGTCAG gGTGACTCAGGAGGCCCCCTTGTCTGCCAGAAAGGAAATGCCTGGGTGCTAATTGGCATTGTCTCCTGGGGCACTGAGAACTGCAATGTGCAAGCCCCAGCCGTATATGCCCGGGTGAGCAAGTTCAGCACCTGGATCAACCAGGTCATTGCCTACAACTAA